The following are encoded together in the Synchiropus splendidus isolate RoL2022-P1 chromosome 7, RoL_Sspl_1.0, whole genome shotgun sequence genome:
- the vamp5 gene encoding vesicle-associated membrane protein 5: MENGKSRLQQAQEEAEEVKMIMLDNMNKADERADKLGDLEEKAEELLNSGKTFEKKSNKIKEKKRWEHNKMKIVLGVVGGVILATVIGLIIFACV; encoded by the exons ATG GAGAATGGAAAGAGTCGACTGCAGCAGGcccaggaggaggcggaggaagtgaaGATGATCATGCTGGACAACATGAACAAGGCGGATGAGAGAGCCGATAAACTGGGCGACCTGGAGGAGAAAGCTGAAGAGCTACTGAATTCG GGTAAAACTTTTGAAAAGAAGTCCAACAAGATAAAGGAAAAGAAACGATGGGAGCACAACAAGATGAAGATCGTGTTGGGTGTTGTTGGCGGGGTCATTTTGGCCACTGTTATCGGACTTATCATCTTTGCCTGTGTGTGA